The proteins below are encoded in one region of Phaseolus vulgaris cultivar G19833 chromosome 1, P. vulgaris v2.0, whole genome shotgun sequence:
- the LOC137815433 gene encoding uncharacterized protein: protein MSKVRHGQDKGTWIPPLVRATLDQHWSSTEFQNKSVIAKANRVVEKGASAYCGGSISTVAHFEKMTKELERQPTAWEVVEITKKLKTGQWVNDKTRDLAEKYKKRREEAQQ from the exons ATGAGTAAAGTTAGGCATGGTCAAGATAAGGGGACCTGGATTCCACCACTTGTTCGAGCAACCTTGGACCAGCATTGGAGTTCTACAGAATTCCAAAACAAGAGTGTTATTGCCAAGGCGAATCGGGTTGTTGAGAAGGGAGCCTCAGCCTACTGTGGTGGTTCCATATCTACTGTGGCTCACTTTGAGAAAAtg ACTAAGGAGCTTGAACGACAACCAACTGCTTGGGAGGTTGTAGAGATAACGAAGAAATTGAAGACTGGACAATGGGTCAATGACAAGACTCGCGACCTTGCa GAGAAATATAAGAAACGCCGAGAAGAAGCCCAACAATAA
- the LOC137813462 gene encoding ACT domain-containing protein ACR3-like isoform X1 encodes MAKVCWPYFDPEYENFSNRINPPRVSVDNDSCHDCTLIKFDSINKPGILLEVVQILTDLDFIITKAYISSDGGWFMDVFHVTDQQGKKITDSKTIDFIEKALGPKGQSTEGVRSWQGKRVGVHSIGDHTAIELIGRDRPGLLSEISAVLASLQFNVIAAEVWTHNRRIACVLYVNDATNEAMDESKRLSIMEEQLNHILRGCEDDEKVARTSFSMGFTHMDRRLHQMLFADRDYESAGVTTTDCAPSFRPKIRIERIVEKGYSVVSVRCKDRAKLMFDIVCTLTDMQYVVFHATISSEGQYASQEYFIRHIDGCTLDTEGEKERVIKCIEAAIQRRVSEGVSLELCAKDRVGLLSEVTRILRENGLTVSRAGVSTIGEKGLNVFYVRDASGNAVDMKIIEALRKEIGQTLMVNVKRVPGSAKAPAQTRGWARTSFFFGNLFERFMT; translated from the exons ATGGCAAAAGTTTGTTGGCCATATTTTGATCCCGAGTATGAGAACTTCAGCAACAGAATCAACCCTCCAAG GGTCTCTGTGGACAATGATAGTTGCCATGATTGTACACTGATCAAG TTTGATAGTATTAACAAACCTGGAATTCTGCTGGAAGTTGTGCAAATCTTGACAGACCTTGACTTCATAATTACCAAAGCTTACATATCTTCTGATGGTGGATGGTTTATGGATG TATTTCATGTCACCGATCAGCAAGGAAAGAAGATAACAGACAGCAAAACAATAGACTTCATTGAAAAG GCTTTAGGACCAAAGGGCCAGAGCACAGAAGGAGTAAGGAGTTGGCAAGGCAAAAGGGTTGGAGTTCATTCAATTGGTGATCATACAGCCATTGAGCTCATTGGAAGGGACCGGCCTGGTCTCTTGTCTGAGATATCAGCAGTCCTTGCCAGCCTCCAATTCAATGTGATTGCTGCTGAAGTTTGGACTCATAACAGGAGAATAGCTTGTGTGCTTTATGTGAATGATGCTACAAACGAAGCCATGGATGAATCAAAAAGATTGTCTATTATGGAGGAGCAGCTGAACCACATCCTACGCGGGTGTGAGGATGACGAGAAAGTGGCTAGGACCAGTTTTTCAATGGGTTTCACCCACATGGATCGGAGGCTCCACCAAATGCTATTTGCTGACAGGGACTATGAAAGTGCTGGAGTAACAACAACTGATTGTGCTCCTTCTTTTAGGCCAAAAATCAGAATAGAACGTATTGTGGAAAAAGGGTACTCAGTGGTTAGTGTGAGATGCAAAGATCGGGCAAAATTGATGTTTGACATTGTTTGCACTCTCACCGACATGCAGTATGTGGTTTTCCATGCTACAATCTCATCGGAAGGCCAATATGCATCCCAG GAGTACTTTATCCGGCACATTGATGGATGCACGCTTGACACTGAaggagagaaagaaagggtcATCAAATGCATCGAAGCTGCTATTCAAAGAAGAGTTAGCGAG GGTGTGAGCCTTGAACTGTGTGCAAAGGACAGAGTGGGGTTGCTGTCAGAAGTGACAAGGATTCTGCGAGAGAATGGCTTAACAGTTAGTAGGGCAGGTGTGTCAACCATAGGGGAGAAAGGGCTGAACGTGTTCTACGTGAGAGATGCCTCTGGGAACGCAGTGGACATGAAGATCATCGAAGCATTGCGCAAGGAAATTGGACAGACATTGATGGTGAATGTGAAGAGGGTACCAGGCAGTGCCAAAGCACCAGCTCAAACCCGAGGATGGGCTAGAACAAGCTTCTTCTTCGGGAACTTGTTTGAAAGGTTCATGACTTGA
- the LOC137813462 gene encoding ACT domain-containing protein ACR3-like isoform X2, which yields MDVFHVTDQQGKKITDSKTIDFIEKALGPKGQSTEGVRSWQGKRVGVHSIGDHTAIELIGRDRPGLLSEISAVLASLQFNVIAAEVWTHNRRIACVLYVNDATNEAMDESKRLSIMEEQLNHILRGCEDDEKVARTSFSMGFTHMDRRLHQMLFADRDYESAGVTTTDCAPSFRPKIRIERIVEKGYSVVSVRCKDRAKLMFDIVCTLTDMQYVVFHATISSEGQYASQEYFIRHIDGCTLDTEGEKERVIKCIEAAIQRRVSEGVSLELCAKDRVGLLSEVTRILRENGLTVSRAGVSTIGEKGLNVFYVRDASGNAVDMKIIEALRKEIGQTLMVNVKRVPGSAKAPAQTRGWARTSFFFGNLFERFMT from the exons ATGGATG TATTTCATGTCACCGATCAGCAAGGAAAGAAGATAACAGACAGCAAAACAATAGACTTCATTGAAAAG GCTTTAGGACCAAAGGGCCAGAGCACAGAAGGAGTAAGGAGTTGGCAAGGCAAAAGGGTTGGAGTTCATTCAATTGGTGATCATACAGCCATTGAGCTCATTGGAAGGGACCGGCCTGGTCTCTTGTCTGAGATATCAGCAGTCCTTGCCAGCCTCCAATTCAATGTGATTGCTGCTGAAGTTTGGACTCATAACAGGAGAATAGCTTGTGTGCTTTATGTGAATGATGCTACAAACGAAGCCATGGATGAATCAAAAAGATTGTCTATTATGGAGGAGCAGCTGAACCACATCCTACGCGGGTGTGAGGATGACGAGAAAGTGGCTAGGACCAGTTTTTCAATGGGTTTCACCCACATGGATCGGAGGCTCCACCAAATGCTATTTGCTGACAGGGACTATGAAAGTGCTGGAGTAACAACAACTGATTGTGCTCCTTCTTTTAGGCCAAAAATCAGAATAGAACGTATTGTGGAAAAAGGGTACTCAGTGGTTAGTGTGAGATGCAAAGATCGGGCAAAATTGATGTTTGACATTGTTTGCACTCTCACCGACATGCAGTATGTGGTTTTCCATGCTACAATCTCATCGGAAGGCCAATATGCATCCCAG GAGTACTTTATCCGGCACATTGATGGATGCACGCTTGACACTGAaggagagaaagaaagggtcATCAAATGCATCGAAGCTGCTATTCAAAGAAGAGTTAGCGAG GGTGTGAGCCTTGAACTGTGTGCAAAGGACAGAGTGGGGTTGCTGTCAGAAGTGACAAGGATTCTGCGAGAGAATGGCTTAACAGTTAGTAGGGCAGGTGTGTCAACCATAGGGGAGAAAGGGCTGAACGTGTTCTACGTGAGAGATGCCTCTGGGAACGCAGTGGACATGAAGATCATCGAAGCATTGCGCAAGGAAATTGGACAGACATTGATGGTGAATGTGAAGAGGGTACCAGGCAGTGCCAAAGCACCAGCTCAAACCCGAGGATGGGCTAGAACAAGCTTCTTCTTCGGGAACTTGTTTGAAAGGTTCATGACTTGA